In a genomic window of Curtobacterium sp. MCBD17_035:
- a CDS encoding sugar phosphate isomerase/epimerase produces the protein MPITSVQLYSLRDAVAADLDAAVARVREIGYEHVEPYAFQERVDDYERVFAATGLTAPSGHAAVIDSEAPEAVFEAAVRLGITTVIDPFIPTDRWQTADDAKRLAERVNTLTEQAAGSGLRFGYHNHQWEFTNKVDGRPIYELFVEQLAPEVVLEVDTFWATVGGADAPAVLRGLGDRVVAIHVKDGKVTGDIATALPSSESALVVPDALKAAFENQTPAGQGDVDVAAILAAAPQALRVVEFDAYKGDVFEGIAESLAWLGENDH, from the coding sequence ATGCCCATCACCTCCGTGCAGCTGTACTCGCTGCGGGACGCCGTCGCGGCCGACCTGGACGCCGCCGTCGCGCGGGTCCGCGAGATCGGCTACGAGCACGTCGAGCCGTACGCGTTCCAGGAGCGCGTCGACGACTACGAGCGCGTGTTCGCCGCGACCGGCCTCACCGCGCCGTCCGGTCACGCCGCCGTGATCGACTCGGAGGCCCCCGAGGCCGTGTTCGAGGCCGCCGTGCGCCTCGGCATCACGACCGTCATCGACCCGTTCATCCCGACGGACCGGTGGCAGACCGCCGACGACGCGAAGCGCCTCGCCGAGCGCGTCAACACGCTCACCGAGCAGGCGGCGGGCTCCGGCCTCCGCTTCGGGTACCACAACCACCAGTGGGAGTTCACGAACAAGGTCGACGGTCGTCCGATCTACGAGCTGTTCGTCGAGCAGCTCGCCCCCGAGGTCGTCCTCGAGGTCGACACGTTCTGGGCCACCGTCGGCGGTGCCGACGCACCGGCCGTGCTCCGCGGGCTCGGCGACCGCGTCGTCGCGATCCACGTCAAGGACGGCAAGGTGACCGGGGACATCGCCACGGCCCTCCCGTCGAGCGAGAGCGCGCTCGTCGTGCCCGACGCGCTCAAGGCGGCGTTCGAGAACCAGACCCCCGCCGGTCAGGGCGACGTCGACGTCGCCGCGATCCTCGCCGCGGCCCCGCAGGCCCTGCGTGTCGTCGAGTTCGACGCCTACAAGGGCGACGTGTTCGAGGGCATCGCCGAGTCCCTGGCCTGGCTGGGCGAGAACGACCACTGA
- a CDS encoding ABC transporter permease subunit, whose protein sequence is MSGVEIGTSTDRAASTAPRSGVAARLTFGGLLHAEWIKLWTLRSTYWCFLIAVALTVGFGFLVAVAISSTGLGDTGSRPGATSALAQAATGGTSIAELVVAVLGALIVTGEYGTGMIRTTFLAAPRRFDALGAKALVFVLVAFGVGIVAVAISTGIAIAVVTGAGLHPDLGEPGLWGALLGGAGALALVGLLAVGIGMLVRNSAFAITLSVGILFVLPIIMSILSGVTQAHWVTDLIAYLPSQAASTMSSYDPHGLTSSLDPWQAALVLGLWAGVFVGLGVLAAERRDA, encoded by the coding sequence ATGAGCGGCGTGGAGATCGGGACGTCCACCGACCGGGCAGCGTCGACCGCTCCCCGCTCCGGCGTCGCCGCCCGGTTGACCTTCGGTGGTCTGCTCCACGCCGAGTGGATCAAGCTCTGGACGCTCCGGTCGACGTACTGGTGCTTCCTCATCGCGGTCGCGCTGACGGTCGGGTTCGGTTTCCTCGTCGCCGTCGCGATCTCGAGTACCGGACTCGGCGACACCGGCAGCCGCCCGGGAGCGACCTCGGCGCTCGCGCAGGCAGCGACGGGTGGCACCAGCATCGCGGAGCTCGTGGTCGCGGTGCTCGGCGCCCTGATCGTGACCGGCGAGTACGGCACCGGGATGATCCGTACGACGTTCCTCGCCGCGCCGCGCCGGTTCGACGCCCTCGGTGCCAAGGCGCTCGTGTTCGTCCTCGTCGCGTTCGGGGTCGGGATCGTCGCGGTCGCGATCAGCACCGGGATCGCGATCGCCGTGGTCACCGGCGCGGGCCTCCACCCGGACCTCGGCGAGCCGGGTCTGTGGGGGGCGTTGCTGGGCGGAGCGGGAGCGCTGGCACTCGTGGGTCTGCTCGCCGTCGGGATCGGGATGCTCGTCCGGAACTCGGCCTTCGCGATCACGCTCTCGGTCGGCATCCTGTTCGTGCTCCCGATCATCATGAGCATCCTCAGCGGTGTCACCCAGGCGCATTGGGTAACCGACCTGATCGCCTACCTGCCGAGCCAGGCGGCCTCGACGATGTCGTCGTACGACCCGCACGGCCTCACGTCGTCGCTCGACCCCTGGCAGGCCGCGCTCGTACTCGGGCTCTGGGCCGGGGTGTTCGTCGGTCTCGGCGTGCTCGCCGCCGAGCGCCGAGACGCCTGA
- a CDS encoding MFS transporter: MTDSRSGADAVVDRRVLVRWRTAIIVAFGIGGITLAAWGPRLPELRAELHVTTGTIGVVLAAVTVGSVAGLLLATPLLRTLGSRRAIASTILLVAVALAVIGLAAALGSVPLVAVAFVAAGLGIGSLDVMINVEGTAVEAAMGRTFLPLMHAAWSGGAALGSGIGAACAALGIAPSVQFVGEAVAIAVAGLVLTRSIPAGARTEEPGEPQTTGRKVLEWLRGWADWRLLLIGVVMLGVELGEGSANNWLTLATRDDHGEPAAVAALFFTVFALTEAATRALGGPFVDRFGRVWTVRVTAALGVLGAVAFILGGTWWIALVGVLLWAVGVSMGFPLGMSAAAESGPDPAARVSVVASIGYFANFAGPPAIGLLAERSSVLTALWLVAAAFVAAFVASGALRPRTAGPRGAAAARA; this comes from the coding sequence GTGACCGACTCCCGTTCCGGTGCCGACGCCGTCGTCGACCGCCGTGTCCTCGTCCGATGGCGGACCGCGATCATCGTCGCGTTCGGCATCGGTGGCATCACCCTCGCCGCGTGGGGACCGCGCCTGCCGGAGCTCCGCGCGGAGCTCCACGTGACGACCGGCACCATCGGCGTCGTGCTCGCCGCCGTCACCGTCGGGTCCGTCGCCGGGCTGCTGCTCGCCACCCCGCTGCTGCGGACGCTCGGGAGCCGACGTGCGATCGCGAGCACGATCCTCCTGGTCGCCGTCGCGCTCGCCGTCATCGGCCTCGCCGCCGCCCTCGGGTCCGTTCCCCTGGTCGCCGTCGCGTTCGTCGCGGCCGGGCTCGGGATCGGGTCCCTCGACGTCATGATCAATGTCGAGGGCACGGCTGTCGAGGCCGCGATGGGCCGCACCTTCCTGCCGCTCATGCACGCGGCATGGTCGGGAGGCGCGGCACTCGGGTCCGGGATCGGTGCGGCTTGCGCGGCGCTCGGCATCGCACCGTCGGTCCAGTTCGTCGGCGAGGCCGTCGCGATCGCCGTGGCGGGCCTCGTCCTGACCCGCTCGATCCCGGCCGGCGCCCGGACCGAGGAGCCGGGGGAGCCCCAGACCACCGGCCGCAAGGTGCTCGAGTGGCTGCGCGGATGGGCCGACTGGCGGCTCCTGCTCATCGGGGTCGTCATGCTCGGCGTCGAACTCGGCGAGGGGTCCGCGAACAACTGGCTCACCCTCGCCACCCGGGACGACCACGGCGAACCCGCAGCGGTCGCCGCGCTGTTCTTCACCGTGTTCGCGCTCACCGAGGCCGCCACCCGGGCACTCGGCGGCCCGTTCGTCGACCGGTTCGGCCGCGTGTGGACCGTCCGCGTGACGGCGGCGCTCGGGGTGCTCGGCGCGGTCGCGTTCATCCTCGGCGGGACCTGGTGGATCGCGCTCGTCGGGGTGCTGCTCTGGGCGGTCGGGGTGTCGATGGGGTTCCCGCTCGGCATGTCCGCCGCGGCCGAGTCCGGCCCGGACCCCGCCGCGCGGGTCAGCGTCGTCGCGTCGATCGGGTACTTCGCGAACTTCGCCGGTCCGCCGGCCATCGGGCTCCTCGCCGAGCGGTCGAGCGTCCTCACCGCGCTGTGGCTCGTGGCGGCAGCGTTCGTCGCCGCGTTCGTGGCCTCCGGGGCGCTGCGGCCGCGGACGGCCGGGCCGAGGGGAGCGGCGGCGGCCCGGGCCTGA
- a CDS encoding DMT family transporter has translation MPDPRDTGRAVPHSARSGSVLVALGAALWGTGGVAGTIVAADSAMSWPAISALRLLGGGIVMLAVTAAMGGLRRVPRSREALGHVLLTAVLTGVYGTAYFESVSLVGVAVSTVISLGVAPVAVAVATALHERRPPRATVVLALATAVVGLLLVSDVSGSEPGAGSASVSGAGVAVGSSNTVGVLLALVAGLAFAGTSIVNRRVIPGLGPSTLIAVSFTLAGMLSAVFALCTGFHLASAGPSAWDGVAFLALVQTVLGYLAFYGGLQRGVAATTAAVLSLVEPLVATVLSVVVLHEPLTVAGVVGIVLLLVAVVLVRPPR, from the coding sequence GTGCCCGATCCTCGCGACACCGGCCGAGCCGTTCCCCACTCGGCCCGGTCCGGGAGCGTCCTGGTCGCACTCGGCGCCGCACTCTGGGGCACCGGTGGGGTCGCGGGCACGATCGTGGCCGCGGACAGCGCGATGTCCTGGCCGGCGATCTCGGCGCTCCGTCTGCTCGGCGGCGGAATCGTCATGCTCGCGGTCACCGCGGCGATGGGCGGCCTCCGGCGCGTCCCGCGCAGTCGGGAGGCCCTGGGGCACGTCCTCCTGACGGCCGTCCTGACCGGCGTGTACGGCACCGCGTACTTCGAGTCGGTCTCGCTCGTCGGCGTCGCGGTGTCGACCGTCATCTCCCTCGGGGTCGCGCCCGTGGCGGTCGCGGTCGCCACGGCGCTGCACGAGCGCCGGCCGCCCCGCGCCACGGTGGTCCTCGCGCTCGCCACCGCGGTCGTCGGGCTCCTGCTTGTCAGCGACGTCTCGGGCTCCGAGCCCGGGGCCGGCAGCGCGAGTGTCTCCGGCGCCGGCGTTGCCGTCGGGTCCTCGAACACGGTCGGCGTGCTGCTCGCGCTCGTGGCCGGGCTGGCGTTCGCGGGGACCTCGATCGTGAACCGGCGTGTGATCCCGGGTCTCGGGCCGTCGACGCTCATCGCCGTGTCGTTCACCCTCGCCGGGATGCTGTCCGCCGTGTTCGCGCTGTGCACCGGGTTCCACCTCGCGAGCGCGGGGCCCTCGGCGTGGGACGGGGTCGCGTTCCTGGCGCTCGTGCAGACCGTGCTCGGGTACCTGGCGTTCTACGGCGGACTCCAGCGCGGGGTCGCGGCGACGACCGCGGCGGTGCTGTCACTCGTGGAGCCGCTGGTGGCGACCGTGCTGTCGGTCGTGGTGCTCCACGAGCCGCTCACGGTCGCGGGTGTGGTCGGCATCGTGCTGCTCCTCGTCGCGGTGGTGCTGGTCCGCCCGCCGCGCTGA
- a CDS encoding acyl-CoA desaturase codes for MPRIVRTRPRSGTTSGTSTYSSILAQVKEQGLLGRRIGFYWALFGALIGSLGVVWAAFALLGHSWFQLIVAAALGVLFTQFAFLSHEAAHRQVFASHKWNDQAGRLLGTFLVGLSYSWWMNKHTRHHGNPNTVGKDPDIAPDTIRFRPEDAAAARGPLRLLVRVQGYAFFPLLTLEGINLHWLAVRSVVTGAATKADARHRWIEGGLLAARFGIYLTVVFWFLPLGMAFAFLGVQLAVFGVMMGASFAPNHKGMPVLAHDAQVDFFSRQVRTSRNIRGGWWVSFLMGGLNYQVEHHLFPSMPRPALKQARLLVRDHCATLDVPYTETTLVRSYGIVVRYLNEVGLAARDPFACPLVAELRVR; via the coding sequence GTGCCGCGCATCGTCCGCACGCGTCCCCGCTCCGGCACCACGAGCGGCACGTCCACGTACTCCTCGATCCTCGCCCAGGTCAAGGAGCAAGGCCTCCTCGGCCGCCGCATCGGTTTCTACTGGGCGCTGTTCGGCGCCCTCATCGGGTCGCTCGGGGTCGTGTGGGCCGCGTTCGCGCTCCTCGGCCACTCCTGGTTCCAGCTCATCGTCGCGGCCGCGCTCGGCGTCCTGTTCACCCAGTTCGCGTTCCTGTCGCACGAAGCCGCGCACCGGCAGGTGTTCGCATCGCACAAGTGGAACGACCAGGCGGGCCGGTTGCTCGGGACCTTCCTCGTCGGGCTGAGCTACTCCTGGTGGATGAACAAGCACACCCGGCACCACGGGAACCCGAACACGGTCGGCAAGGACCCGGACATCGCGCCGGACACCATCCGGTTCCGTCCGGAGGACGCCGCCGCGGCGCGCGGTCCGCTCCGCCTGCTCGTGCGGGTCCAGGGGTACGCGTTCTTCCCGCTCCTCACCCTCGAGGGCATCAACCTCCACTGGCTCGCGGTCCGCTCGGTCGTGACCGGCGCCGCGACCAAGGCGGACGCCCGACACCGCTGGATCGAGGGCGGCCTCCTGGCGGCCCGCTTCGGCATCTACCTGACCGTGGTGTTCTGGTTCCTGCCGCTCGGCATGGCGTTCGCGTTCCTCGGGGTGCAGCTCGCGGTGTTCGGCGTGATGATGGGCGCCTCGTTCGCCCCGAACCACAAGGGCATGCCCGTGCTGGCGCACGACGCCCAGGTCGACTTCTTCTCGCGACAGGTGCGGACCTCCCGGAACATCCGCGGCGGCTGGTGGGTGTCGTTCCTCATGGGCGGCCTCAACTACCAGGTCGAGCACCACCTGTTCCCGAGCATGCCGCGGCCGGCGCTCAAGCAGGCTCGCCTGCTGGTCCGCGACCACTGTGCGACGCTCGACGTGCCCTACACCGAGACCACGCTCGTGCGGTCCTACGGCATCGTCGTCCGGTACCTCAACGAGGTCGGCCTCGCCGCGCGCGACCCGTTCGCCTGCCCGCTCGTGGCCGAACTCCGGGTGCGCTGA
- a CDS encoding phosphatase PAP2 family protein gives MDTRRRNASSRARVATAGAVLVALVLVGVVITHDADWHAVELAVDQAAIDGAPTWAHAIALVIGNTLAPGGATVIVLVIAAITWAVQRRSEAVLTSLALTVVPWWATEALKLIVERPRPAVRGVAAISTPSTWSYPSGHAAVATALVIGVLVLLAPTLRERPVARRVAIGLGVVVVGVVAVSRVVLAVHYPSDVVAGPLCAAAFAVIVWEIRRAIMRRSRRASSRR, from the coding sequence ATGGACACGCGCCGCCGGAACGCCTCGAGCCGGGCACGCGTCGCCACCGCGGGTGCCGTGCTCGTCGCGCTCGTCCTCGTCGGCGTCGTCATCACGCACGACGCCGACTGGCACGCCGTCGAGCTCGCCGTGGACCAGGCCGCGATCGACGGCGCGCCGACGTGGGCGCACGCGATCGCGCTGGTGATCGGGAACACCCTCGCCCCGGGTGGGGCCACCGTCATCGTCCTCGTCATCGCGGCGATCACGTGGGCGGTCCAGCGCCGGTCGGAGGCGGTGCTGACCTCCCTGGCGCTCACCGTCGTGCCGTGGTGGGCGACCGAGGCGCTCAAGCTCATCGTCGAGCGGCCGCGTCCAGCCGTGCGGGGCGTCGCGGCGATCTCGACCCCGTCGACGTGGTCCTACCCCTCCGGTCATGCCGCCGTGGCGACCGCGCTCGTGATCGGCGTGCTGGTCCTGCTCGCGCCGACGCTCCGGGAGCGGCCCGTGGCGCGGCGGGTCGCCATCGGCCTGGGCGTCGTGGTGGTGGGGGTGGTCGCGGTGTCGCGTGTGGTCCTGGCGGTGCACTACCCGAGCGACGTCGTGGCGGGACCGCTCTGCGCGGCCGCGTTCGCCGTCATCGTGTGGGAGATCCGGCGGGCGATCATGCGGCGGAGCCGGCGCGCGTCATCGCGTCGATGA
- a CDS encoding ATP-binding cassette domain-containing protein, translating into MIDVAGLTKHFGATTAVQDLTFTVQPGLVTGFLGPNGAGKSTTMRLMLGLDRPTAGSATINGRRYADHRAPLHEVGALLDAKAVHPGRSARAHLRALAATHGISQARVDTVIGLTGLDSVAGKRVGGFSLGMGQRLGIAAALLGDPAVVILDEPVNGLDPDGVLWVRGLAKHLASEGRTVFLSSHLMSEMAQTADRIVIVGKGRLLVDEPMAALLARSGSSVVVAGPALDPLTEAVARGGGRVQQVAPDRFEITGPDAAWIGEFAAEYRLVLHELTPRSASLEEAYLAMTRDQTEYVSGGAR; encoded by the coding sequence GTGATCGACGTTGCAGGACTGACGAAACACTTCGGCGCGACGACGGCCGTGCAGGACCTGACGTTCACGGTGCAACCGGGGCTCGTGACCGGGTTCCTCGGGCCGAACGGCGCGGGCAAGTCGACGACCATGCGGCTCATGCTCGGCCTCGACCGTCCCACCGCGGGCTCCGCCACCATCAACGGCCGTCGCTACGCCGACCACCGCGCGCCCCTGCACGAGGTCGGCGCGCTGCTCGACGCCAAGGCCGTGCACCCGGGGCGGAGCGCGCGAGCACACCTCCGAGCCCTCGCCGCGACGCACGGCATCTCGCAGGCGCGCGTCGACACGGTGATCGGCCTGACCGGGCTCGACAGCGTGGCGGGCAAGCGCGTCGGCGGGTTCTCGCTCGGCATGGGTCAGCGCCTCGGGATCGCGGCTGCGCTGCTCGGTGACCCGGCCGTCGTGATCCTGGACGAGCCGGTCAACGGCCTGGACCCCGACGGCGTGCTCTGGGTCCGCGGCCTCGCCAAGCACCTGGCGTCCGAGGGCCGGACCGTGTTCCTGTCGTCCCACCTCATGAGCGAGATGGCGCAGACGGCGGATCGCATCGTCATCGTCGGCAAGGGTCGGCTCCTCGTCGACGAACCCATGGCGGCCCTGCTCGCGCGGTCCGGGTCGTCCGTCGTCGTCGCCGGCCCGGCGCTCGATCCGCTCACCGAGGCGGTCGCGCGGGGCGGCGGACGCGTCCAGCAGGTCGCCCCGGACCGCTTCGAGATCACCGGGCCGGACGCGGCGTGGATCGGTGAGTTCGCTGCCGAGTACCGACTCGTGCTGCACGAACTCACGCCACGCTCCGCCTCGCTCGAGGAGGCCTACCTCGCGATGACCCGAGACCAGACCGAGTACGTGTCAGGAGGCGCGCGATGA
- a CDS encoding pyridoxal phosphate-dependent aminotransferase, whose protein sequence is MQLSHRARAVAPFYAMEFGKQAAALEAEGHDVVKLSLGEPDSGAPPAVLEALRQVADGRPLPYTAALGLPALRAAIAAFYRTQHDVEIDPARIVVTAGASAALLLATAALVDAGDEVLMADPSYPCNRELVETFGGRVTLVPTTAETRFQLDDDAVRANWTERTTGVMIATPSNPTGTSIRPEDLAAICATARERGAWRIVDEIYLDLSDRDEQGRRPRSVLSIDPDAIVVNSFSKYFGMTGWRLGWCVVPEELVPVTERLAQNYFLCASAPAQAAALACFTPESLAVAEARRAEFAERRAVVLDGLARIGLPVPVPPDGAFYVYFDVTGTGLSSWQFCERALHEAHVALTPGRDFGVHTAESHVRLSYAASMDALHEGLARLGRFVSSLG, encoded by the coding sequence ATGCAGCTCTCGCACCGCGCCCGCGCCGTCGCACCCTTCTACGCGATGGAGTTCGGCAAGCAGGCGGCAGCCCTCGAGGCCGAGGGCCACGACGTCGTCAAGCTCAGCCTCGGCGAGCCCGACTCCGGCGCACCACCCGCCGTCCTGGAGGCCCTGCGCCAGGTGGCCGACGGACGGCCACTCCCCTACACGGCCGCGTTGGGCCTCCCGGCGCTGCGCGCGGCGATCGCCGCGTTCTACCGGACGCAGCACGATGTCGAGATCGACCCCGCGCGGATCGTCGTGACGGCGGGCGCGTCGGCGGCGTTGCTCCTCGCGACGGCCGCGCTCGTCGACGCCGGTGACGAGGTGCTCATGGCGGACCCGTCGTACCCCTGCAACCGCGAACTGGTCGAGACGTTCGGGGGACGGGTGACCCTCGTCCCGACGACCGCCGAGACGCGGTTCCAGCTCGACGACGACGCCGTCCGGGCGAACTGGACGGAGCGGACCACAGGCGTGATGATCGCGACGCCCTCGAACCCGACGGGCACCTCGATCCGTCCCGAGGACCTCGCGGCGATCTGTGCGACGGCGCGGGAGCGCGGCGCGTGGCGGATCGTGGACGAGATCTACCTCGACCTCAGCGACCGGGACGAGCAGGGTCGGCGTCCGCGCAGTGTGCTGTCGATCGATCCCGACGCCATCGTCGTCAACAGCTTCTCGAAGTACTTCGGCATGACGGGGTGGCGTCTGGGTTGGTGCGTCGTGCCCGAGGAACTCGTGCCCGTGACCGAACGCCTGGCGCAGAACTACTTCCTGTGCGCGTCCGCGCCGGCGCAGGCGGCGGCACTCGCGTGCTTCACCCCGGAATCGCTCGCCGTGGCGGAGGCGCGGCGAGCGGAGTTCGCCGAGCGGCGGGCGGTCGTGCTCGACGGCCTCGCGCGGATCGGCCTCCCCGTGCCGGTCCCGCCGGACGGTGCGTTCTACGTGTACTTCGACGTGACCGGGACCGGACTCAGCTCGTGGCAGTTCTGCGAGCGGGCGTTGCACGAGGCGCACGTCGCCCTGACGCCGGGCCGCGACTTCGGAGTCCACACGGCGGAGTCGCACGTGCGGTTGTCGTACGCGGCGTCGATGGACGCACTGCACGAGGGTCTGGCGCGCCTCGGCCGATTCGTGTCGTCCTTGGGCTGA
- a CDS encoding GNAT family acetyltransferase — translation MEIRSFEDTDTEAVVALWREAGLTRPWNDPHEDVRRKQTVQPEMFFVAEDAGRIVGAVMAGYDGHRGWINYLAVGDDQRGTGLGRALVERAEGALLALGCPKVQLQVRPDNTGVVDFYEHLGYAPYEAVSMGKRLIED, via the coding sequence ATGGAGATCCGTTCGTTCGAGGACACCGACACCGAGGCCGTGGTGGCGCTCTGGCGTGAGGCCGGGCTGACCCGCCCGTGGAACGACCCGCACGAGGACGTCCGCCGCAAGCAGACCGTGCAGCCCGAGATGTTCTTCGTCGCCGAGGACGCCGGGCGGATCGTCGGCGCGGTGATGGCGGGGTACGACGGGCACCGCGGCTGGATCAACTACCTGGCGGTCGGAGACGACCAGCGCGGCACGGGACTCGGTCGCGCGCTCGTCGAACGCGCGGAGGGGGCGCTCCTGGCGCTCGGGTGCCCCAAGGTGCAGCTCCAGGTCCGGCCCGACAACACCGGGGTCGTCGACTTCTACGAGCACCTCGGCTACGCCCCGTACGAGGCCGTCAGCATGGGGAAGCGCCTGATCGAGGACTGA
- a CDS encoding helix-turn-helix transcriptional regulator, with protein MQTWEFGRTVRRWRDRVAPETVGVPVGGRRRAVGLRREELAALAGISADYLTRLEQGRATSPSAQVVEAIARALRLSDADRDLLYDLAGHAAPGPDLVPSRISASVQRLLDRLATTPVAVYDATWTLIVANAPYDALMGPTSTWRGIERNAVWRNLIGPGTRVVHSPEELAALQAGQVAELRRTASRYPADRSVQALVSELAAGSARFVELWEAETVAADRGTVKRKVVQHPTVGPIALDCDVLVVATDDVRIMLYTAEPGTEDAERLALAIVLGTQTLVD; from the coding sequence GTGCAGACCTGGGAGTTCGGACGGACCGTGCGGCGCTGGCGAGACCGCGTCGCGCCCGAGACCGTCGGCGTGCCCGTGGGCGGCCGCCGACGTGCGGTGGGCCTCCGGCGCGAGGAACTCGCAGCGCTCGCCGGGATCTCCGCCGACTACCTGACCCGGCTCGAACAGGGGCGGGCGACCTCGCCCTCGGCGCAGGTCGTCGAGGCGATCGCCCGAGCCCTGCGGCTCTCCGACGCCGACCGCGACCTCCTGTACGACCTCGCGGGACACGCCGCACCCGGCCCCGACCTCGTGCCGTCCCGGATCTCGGCGAGCGTGCAGCGCCTCCTCGACCGGCTCGCGACCACCCCGGTCGCTGTGTACGACGCCACGTGGACGCTCATCGTCGCCAACGCGCCGTACGACGCGCTCATGGGACCCACCTCGACCTGGCGCGGGATCGAGCGCAATGCAGTCTGGCGCAACCTGATCGGCCCCGGCACCCGCGTGGTGCACAGTCCGGAGGAGCTCGCGGCGCTGCAGGCCGGACAGGTCGCCGAACTCCGTCGTACCGCGAGCCGCTACCCGGCCGACCGGTCCGTGCAGGCCCTCGTGTCCGAACTCGCCGCCGGGAGTGCCCGGTTCGTCGAGCTCTGGGAGGCGGAGACGGTCGCCGCGGACCGTGGCACCGTCAAGCGCAAGGTCGTGCAGCACCCGACCGTCGGGCCGATCGCGCTCGACTGCGACGTGCTGGTCGTGGCCACCGACGACGTCCGCATCATGCTCTACACGGCCGAGCCCGGCACCGAGGACGCCGAGCGGCTCGCCCTCGCGATCGTGCTCGGGACGCAGACGCTCGTCGACTGA
- a CDS encoding TetR/AcrR family transcriptional regulator — MTSAGSAEDAPRRGYRKGAERRAQILDEMIRMVAEQGVDASSIRSVADALGISHAALRHYFSSRDELLVAVYREHEVRTVSAAEPPTSAIGDMRESTDRNRSVPGLVQLYTTLAADAVQEGHPGTREFMRERFRSLRHDLAELIRRDQEAGRIRADLDAQDLASLSIAASDGLQVQWLLDPEAVDGARVLRLLESIVPPGPAA, encoded by the coding sequence GTGACCAGCGCTGGATCCGCCGAGGACGCCCCACGGCGCGGGTACCGCAAGGGGGCGGAGCGGCGCGCGCAGATCCTCGACGAGATGATCCGGATGGTCGCCGAGCAGGGGGTCGACGCGTCGTCGATCCGTTCTGTGGCGGACGCGCTCGGCATCTCGCACGCGGCGCTGCGGCACTACTTCTCGTCCCGGGACGAACTCCTCGTCGCCGTGTACCGGGAGCACGAGGTCCGCACCGTCTCGGCGGCCGAACCCCCGACCTCGGCGATCGGGGACATGCGCGAGAGCACCGACCGCAACCGGTCCGTGCCCGGGCTGGTGCAGCTCTACACGACGCTCGCGGCCGACGCGGTGCAGGAGGGCCACCCGGGGACGCGGGAGTTCATGCGCGAGCGTTTTCGATCGCTGCGCCACGACCTCGCCGAGCTCATCCGACGCGACCAGGAGGCCGGGCGGATCCGCGCGGACCTCGACGCGCAGGACCTCGCCTCGCTGAGCATCGCGGCGTCCGACGGGCTGCAGGTGCAGTGGCTGCTCGACCCCGAAGCCGTCGACGGCGCGCGGGTCCTCCGGCTCCTCGAGTCGATCGTGCCGCCGGGGCCGGCTGCCTGA
- a CDS encoding arsenate reductase ArsC, whose amino-acid sequence MTDHRPTVLFVCVHNAGRSQMAAGYLQHLAGDRVTVLSAGSEPADHINPVAVAAMAEDGIDITAGRPTVLETDTVRASDVVITMGCGDACPVFPGKRSEDWELTDPAGLPLEQVRPVRDEIRRRVRALVAELDA is encoded by the coding sequence ATGACCGACCACCGCCCCACCGTCCTGTTCGTGTGTGTCCACAACGCCGGGCGATCACAGATGGCCGCGGGCTACCTGCAGCACCTCGCGGGCGACCGCGTGACCGTGCTGTCGGCGGGCAGCGAACCGGCGGACCACATCAACCCCGTCGCCGTCGCGGCCATGGCCGAGGACGGCATCGACATCACCGCCGGTCGGCCGACCGTGCTCGAGACGGACACCGTCCGCGCGTCCGACGTCGTCATCACCATGGGGTGCGGCGACGCGTGCCCGGTGTTCCCCGGCAAGCGCTCCGAGGACTGGGAGCTCACCGATCCCGCGGGCTTGCCGCTGGAGCAGGTGCGGCCCGTCCGTGACGAGATCCGGCGGCGCGTCAGGGCGCTCGTCGCGGAGCTCGACGCCTGA